In Cynocephalus volans isolate mCynVol1 chromosome 16, mCynVol1.pri, whole genome shotgun sequence, the following proteins share a genomic window:
- the GAA gene encoding lysosomal alpha-glucosidase isoform X5, translating to MRGGFQELSTGTMDVRWPSCPRPLLGICTFISLAIAAFLGHILLHDFPVVPQDLAGFTQVLKETHHTRQQGASGPGPWHAQEHPGHPGGVPRQCDVPPNSRFDCAPDKAITQEQCEARGCCYVPVRQVQKDSQMGQPWCFFPPSYPSYKLENLSTSETGYMATLTRTSTTFFPKDILTLRLDVLMETESRLHFTIKDPANRRYEVPLETPQVHSRAPSTLYSVEFSEEPFGVVVRRRLDGRVLLNTTVAPLFFADQFLQLSTSLPSHYITGLAEHLSPLMLSTNWTKITLWNRDMAPTPNVNLYGSHPFYVVLEDGGSAHGVFLLNSNAMDVVLQPSPALSWRSTGGILDFYVFLGPEPKSVVRQYLDIVGYPFMPPYWGLGFHLCRWGYSSTAITRQVVDNMTRALFPLDVQWNDLDYMDSRRDFTINKDSFGDFPAMVRELHQGGRRYVMLVDPAISSSGPAGSYRPYDEGLRRGVFITNETGQPLIGKVWPGSTAFPDFTNPEALDWWQDMVAEFHAQVPFDGMWIDMNEPSNFVRGSEVGCPNNELENPPYVPGVVGGTLQAATICVSSHQFLSSHYNLHNLYGLTEANASHRALVKVRGTRPFVISRSTFAGHGQYAGHWTGDVWSSWEQLSYSVPGILQFNLLGVPLVGADICGFLGNTSEELCVRWTQLGAFYPFMRNHNDLHSLDLWASTQVLPLPPLPRQPQEPYRFSDTAQQAMRKAFALRYALLPHLYTLFHRAHVSGETVARPLFLEFPEDPRTWTVDRQLLWGEAVLITPVLEAGKTEVTGYFPSGTWYNLQTVPVEALGSLPPPPAVTLMPAIHSRGQWVTLPAPLDSINVHLRAGYIIPLQGPGLTTTESRKQPMVLVVALTASGEARGQLFWDDGESLGVLERGAYTQVTFLARNNTIVNELVRVTREGAGLQLKKVTVLGVATAPQQVFSNGVPVSNFTYSPDTKILDIPVSLPVGEQFLISWS from the exons ATGCGCGGAG GCTTCCAGGAGCTGTCCACAGGCACCATGGATGTGAGGTGGCCATCCTGCCCCCGCCCCCTGCTGGGCATCTGCACATTCATCTCCTTGGCCATAGCTGCCTTCCTGGGGCACATCTTGCTCCATGATTTCCCAGTGGTCCCCCAAGATCTGGCTGGCTTCACCCAAGTACTGAAGGAGACTCACCATACTCGCCAGCAGGGAGCCAGTGGGCCAGGGCCCTGGCACGCCCAGGAGCACCCTGGCCATCCCGGAGGAGTGCCCAGACAGTGTGACGTCCCCCCCAACAGCCGCTTCGACTGTGCCCCAGACAAGGCCATTACACAGGAGCAGTGTGAGGCCCGTGGCTGCTGCTACGTCCCTGTGAGGCAGGTGCAGAAGGACTCCCAGATGGGCCAGCCCTGGTGCTTCTTCCCACCCAGCTACCCAAGTTACAAACTGGAGAACCTGAGCACCTCTGAGACAGGCTACATGGCTACCCTGACCCGCACCAGCACCACCTTCTTCCCAAAGGACATCCTGACTTTACGGCTGGATGTGCTGATGGAGACTGAGAGCCGCCTCCACTTCACG ATCAAAGATCCTGCTAACAGGCGCTACGAGGTGCCCTTGGAGACCCCACAAGTCCACAGCCGGGCGCCATCCACTCTCTACAGCGTGGAGTTCTCCGAGGAGCCCTTTGGGGTGGTTGTTCGCCGGAGGCTGGACGGCCGGGTGCT GCTGAACACGACCGTGGCCCCCCTGTTCTTCGCTGACCAGTTCCTGCAGCTGTCTACCTCTCTGCCATCCCATTACATCACAGGCCTTGCTGAGCACCTCAGCCCCCTGATGCTGAGTACCAACTGGACCAAGATCACTCTCTGGAATCGGGACATGGCACCCACG CCCAACGTGAACCTCTATGGGTCCCACCCTTTCTACGTGGTGCTGGAGGATGGTGGGTCAGCCCACGGGGTGTTCCTGCTGAACAGTAATGCCATGG ATGTTGTCCTGCAGCCAAGCCCGGCCCTCAGCTGGAGGTCAACCGGTGGGATCCTAGATTTCTACGTCTTCCTGGGCCCAGAACCCAAGAGCGTGGTGCGGCAGTACCTGGACATTGTGG GGTACCCGTTCATGCCTCCATACTGGGGCCTGGGCTTCCACCTGTGCCGCTGGGGCTACTCCTCCACTGCCATCACCCGCCAGGTGGTAGACAACATGACCAGGGCCCTCTTCCCCTTG GATGTCCAGTGGAATGACCTCGACTACATGGACTCCAGGAGGGACTTCACGATCAACAAGGATAGCTTCGGGGACTTTCCGGCCATGGTGCGGGAGCTCCACCAGGGCGGCCGGCGGTACGTGATGCTCGTG GACCCTGCCATCAGCAGTTCGGGCCCTGCCGGGAGCTACAGGCCCTACGACGAGGGTCTGCGGCGGGGGGTTTTCATCACCAATGAGACTGGGCAGCCGCTGATTGGGAAG GTGTGGCCTGGGTCCACTGCCTTCCCTGACTTCACCAACCCCGAGGCCCTTGACTGGTGGCAGGACATGGTGGCTGAGTTCCATGCCCAGGTGCCCTTTGATGGCATGTGGATT GACATGAATGAGCCTTCCAACTTCGTCAGGGGCTCTGAGGTCGGCTGCCCCAACAACGAACTGGAAAACCCGCCCTATGTTCCCG GGGTGGTGGGTGGCACCCTGCAGGCGGCCACCATCTGTGTTTCCAGCCACCAGTTCCTCTCCTCACACTACAACCTACACAACCTCTATGGCCTGACTGAAGCCAATGCCTCCCACAG GGCCCTGGTGAAGGTTCGGGGGACGCGCCCCTTTGTGATCTCCCGCTCAACCTTTGCTGGCCATGGCCAGTATGCTGGCCACTGGACAGGGGATGtgtggagcagctgggagcaGCTTTCCTATTCCGTGCCAG GCATCCTGCAGTTTAACCTGCTGGGGGTGCCCCTGGTTGGGGCAGACATCTGCGGCTTCCTGGGAAACACCTCGGAGGAGCTGTGTGTGCGCTGGACCCAGCTGGGGGCCTTCTACCCATTCATGCGGAACCACAACGACCTGCACAGCCTG GACCTTTGGGCCAGCACCCAGGTGCTTCCTCTGCCCCCTCTGCCCCGCCAGCCACAGGAGCCATACCGGTTCAGTGACACAGCCCAGCAGGCCATGAGGAAAGCTTTTGCCCTGCGCTACGCGCTGCTCCCGCACCTCTACACGCTCTTCCACAGGGCCCACGTCAGCGGGGAGACCGTGGCCCGGCCCCTCTTCCTTGA GTTCCCTGAGGACCCACGCACCTGGACCGTGGACCGCCAGCTCTTGTGGGGGGAGGCTGTCCTCATCACGCCGGTGCTCGAGGCCGGGAAGACTGAAGTGACCGGCTACTTCCCCTCGGGCACGTGGTACAACCTGCAGACG GTGCCAGTAGAGGCCCTTGGCAgcctcccacctccacctgctGTGACCCTCATGCCTGCCATCCACAGCAGAGGGCAGTGGGTGACACTGCCGGCCCCACTGGACAGCATCAATGTCCACCTCCGGGCCGGGTACATCATTCCCCTGCAG ggTCCCGGCCTCACAACCACGGAGTCCCGAAAGCAGCCCATGGTGCTGGTTGTGGCCCTGACCGCTAGCGGGGAGGCACGAGGGCAGTTGTTCTGGGACGATGGGGAGAGCCTGGGAGTGCTGGAGCGCGGGGCCTACACGCAGGTCACCTTCCTGGCCAGGAAC AACACCATTGTCAATGAGCTGGTGCGTGTGACCAGGGAGGGGGCCGGCCTGCAGTTGAAGAAGGTGACTGTCCTGGGGGTGGCCACGGCCCCCCAGCAGGTCTTCTCCAATGGTGTCCCTGTCTCCAACTTCACCTACAGCCCCGACACCAAG atcCTGGACATCCCCGTCTCGCTGCCGGTGGGAGAGCAGTTTCTCATCAGTTGGTCTTGA
- the GAA gene encoding lysosomal alpha-glucosidase isoform X2, whose amino-acid sequence MCLGGPGAAGTARCMTETGFQELSTGTMDVRWPSCPRPLLGICTFISLAIAAFLGHILLHDFPVVPQDLAGFTQVLKETHHTRQQGASGPGPWHAQEHPGHPGGVPRQCDVPPNSRFDCAPDKAITQEQCEARGCCYVPVRQVQKDSQMGQPWCFFPPSYPSYKLENLSTSETGYMATLTRTSTTFFPKDILTLRLDVLMETESRLHFTIKDPANRRYEVPLETPQVHSRAPSTLYSVEFSEEPFGVVVRRRLDGRVLLNTTVAPLFFADQFLQLSTSLPSHYITGLAEHLSPLMLSTNWTKITLWNRDMAPTPNVNLYGSHPFYVVLEDGGSAHGVFLLNSNAMDVVLQPSPALSWRSTGGILDFYVFLGPEPKSVVRQYLDIVGYPFMPPYWGLGFHLCRWGYSSTAITRQVVDNMTRALFPLDVQWNDLDYMDSRRDFTINKDSFGDFPAMVRELHQGGRRYVMLVDPAISSSGPAGSYRPYDEGLRRGVFITNETGQPLIGKVWPGSTAFPDFTNPEALDWWQDMVAEFHAQVPFDGMWIDMNEPSNFVRGSEVGCPNNELENPPYVPGVVGGTLQAATICVSSHQFLSSHYNLHNLYGLTEANASHRALVKVRGTRPFVISRSTFAGHGQYAGHWTGDVWSSWEQLSYSVPGILQFNLLGVPLVGADICGFLGNTSEELCVRWTQLGAFYPFMRNHNDLHSLDLWASTQVLPLPPLPRQPQEPYRFSDTAQQAMRKAFALRYALLPHLYTLFHRAHVSGETVARPLFLEFPEDPRTWTVDRQLLWGEAVLITPVLEAGKTEVTGYFPSGTWYNLQTVPVEALGSLPPPPAVTLMPAIHSRGQWVTLPAPLDSINVHLRAGYIIPLQGPGLTTTESRKQPMVLVVALTASGEARGQLFWDDGESLGVLERGAYTQVTFLARNNTIVNELVRVTREGAGLQLKKVTVLGVATAPQQVFSNGVPVSNFTYSPDTKILDIPVSLPVGEQFLISWS is encoded by the exons ATGTGTCTAGGAGGGCCAGGTGCAGCTGGGACTGCTCGCTGCATGACAGAAA CAGGCTTCCAGGAGCTGTCCACAGGCACCATGGATGTGAGGTGGCCATCCTGCCCCCGCCCCCTGCTGGGCATCTGCACATTCATCTCCTTGGCCATAGCTGCCTTCCTGGGGCACATCTTGCTCCATGATTTCCCAGTGGTCCCCCAAGATCTGGCTGGCTTCACCCAAGTACTGAAGGAGACTCACCATACTCGCCAGCAGGGAGCCAGTGGGCCAGGGCCCTGGCACGCCCAGGAGCACCCTGGCCATCCCGGAGGAGTGCCCAGACAGTGTGACGTCCCCCCCAACAGCCGCTTCGACTGTGCCCCAGACAAGGCCATTACACAGGAGCAGTGTGAGGCCCGTGGCTGCTGCTACGTCCCTGTGAGGCAGGTGCAGAAGGACTCCCAGATGGGCCAGCCCTGGTGCTTCTTCCCACCCAGCTACCCAAGTTACAAACTGGAGAACCTGAGCACCTCTGAGACAGGCTACATGGCTACCCTGACCCGCACCAGCACCACCTTCTTCCCAAAGGACATCCTGACTTTACGGCTGGATGTGCTGATGGAGACTGAGAGCCGCCTCCACTTCACG ATCAAAGATCCTGCTAACAGGCGCTACGAGGTGCCCTTGGAGACCCCACAAGTCCACAGCCGGGCGCCATCCACTCTCTACAGCGTGGAGTTCTCCGAGGAGCCCTTTGGGGTGGTTGTTCGCCGGAGGCTGGACGGCCGGGTGCT GCTGAACACGACCGTGGCCCCCCTGTTCTTCGCTGACCAGTTCCTGCAGCTGTCTACCTCTCTGCCATCCCATTACATCACAGGCCTTGCTGAGCACCTCAGCCCCCTGATGCTGAGTACCAACTGGACCAAGATCACTCTCTGGAATCGGGACATGGCACCCACG CCCAACGTGAACCTCTATGGGTCCCACCCTTTCTACGTGGTGCTGGAGGATGGTGGGTCAGCCCACGGGGTGTTCCTGCTGAACAGTAATGCCATGG ATGTTGTCCTGCAGCCAAGCCCGGCCCTCAGCTGGAGGTCAACCGGTGGGATCCTAGATTTCTACGTCTTCCTGGGCCCAGAACCCAAGAGCGTGGTGCGGCAGTACCTGGACATTGTGG GGTACCCGTTCATGCCTCCATACTGGGGCCTGGGCTTCCACCTGTGCCGCTGGGGCTACTCCTCCACTGCCATCACCCGCCAGGTGGTAGACAACATGACCAGGGCCCTCTTCCCCTTG GATGTCCAGTGGAATGACCTCGACTACATGGACTCCAGGAGGGACTTCACGATCAACAAGGATAGCTTCGGGGACTTTCCGGCCATGGTGCGGGAGCTCCACCAGGGCGGCCGGCGGTACGTGATGCTCGTG GACCCTGCCATCAGCAGTTCGGGCCCTGCCGGGAGCTACAGGCCCTACGACGAGGGTCTGCGGCGGGGGGTTTTCATCACCAATGAGACTGGGCAGCCGCTGATTGGGAAG GTGTGGCCTGGGTCCACTGCCTTCCCTGACTTCACCAACCCCGAGGCCCTTGACTGGTGGCAGGACATGGTGGCTGAGTTCCATGCCCAGGTGCCCTTTGATGGCATGTGGATT GACATGAATGAGCCTTCCAACTTCGTCAGGGGCTCTGAGGTCGGCTGCCCCAACAACGAACTGGAAAACCCGCCCTATGTTCCCG GGGTGGTGGGTGGCACCCTGCAGGCGGCCACCATCTGTGTTTCCAGCCACCAGTTCCTCTCCTCACACTACAACCTACACAACCTCTATGGCCTGACTGAAGCCAATGCCTCCCACAG GGCCCTGGTGAAGGTTCGGGGGACGCGCCCCTTTGTGATCTCCCGCTCAACCTTTGCTGGCCATGGCCAGTATGCTGGCCACTGGACAGGGGATGtgtggagcagctgggagcaGCTTTCCTATTCCGTGCCAG GCATCCTGCAGTTTAACCTGCTGGGGGTGCCCCTGGTTGGGGCAGACATCTGCGGCTTCCTGGGAAACACCTCGGAGGAGCTGTGTGTGCGCTGGACCCAGCTGGGGGCCTTCTACCCATTCATGCGGAACCACAACGACCTGCACAGCCTG GACCTTTGGGCCAGCACCCAGGTGCTTCCTCTGCCCCCTCTGCCCCGCCAGCCACAGGAGCCATACCGGTTCAGTGACACAGCCCAGCAGGCCATGAGGAAAGCTTTTGCCCTGCGCTACGCGCTGCTCCCGCACCTCTACACGCTCTTCCACAGGGCCCACGTCAGCGGGGAGACCGTGGCCCGGCCCCTCTTCCTTGA GTTCCCTGAGGACCCACGCACCTGGACCGTGGACCGCCAGCTCTTGTGGGGGGAGGCTGTCCTCATCACGCCGGTGCTCGAGGCCGGGAAGACTGAAGTGACCGGCTACTTCCCCTCGGGCACGTGGTACAACCTGCAGACG GTGCCAGTAGAGGCCCTTGGCAgcctcccacctccacctgctGTGACCCTCATGCCTGCCATCCACAGCAGAGGGCAGTGGGTGACACTGCCGGCCCCACTGGACAGCATCAATGTCCACCTCCGGGCCGGGTACATCATTCCCCTGCAG ggTCCCGGCCTCACAACCACGGAGTCCCGAAAGCAGCCCATGGTGCTGGTTGTGGCCCTGACCGCTAGCGGGGAGGCACGAGGGCAGTTGTTCTGGGACGATGGGGAGAGCCTGGGAGTGCTGGAGCGCGGGGCCTACACGCAGGTCACCTTCCTGGCCAGGAAC AACACCATTGTCAATGAGCTGGTGCGTGTGACCAGGGAGGGGGCCGGCCTGCAGTTGAAGAAGGTGACTGTCCTGGGGGTGGCCACGGCCCCCCAGCAGGTCTTCTCCAATGGTGTCCCTGTCTCCAACTTCACCTACAGCCCCGACACCAAG atcCTGGACATCCCCGTCTCGCTGCCGGTGGGAGAGCAGTTTCTCATCAGTTGGTCTTGA
- the GAA gene encoding lysosomal alpha-glucosidase isoform X3: protein MCLGGPGAAGTARCMTESFQELSTGTMDVRWPSCPRPLLGICTFISLAIAAFLGHILLHDFPVVPQDLAGFTQVLKETHHTRQQGASGPGPWHAQEHPGHPGGVPRQCDVPPNSRFDCAPDKAITQEQCEARGCCYVPVRQVQKDSQMGQPWCFFPPSYPSYKLENLSTSETGYMATLTRTSTTFFPKDILTLRLDVLMETESRLHFTIKDPANRRYEVPLETPQVHSRAPSTLYSVEFSEEPFGVVVRRRLDGRVLLNTTVAPLFFADQFLQLSTSLPSHYITGLAEHLSPLMLSTNWTKITLWNRDMAPTPNVNLYGSHPFYVVLEDGGSAHGVFLLNSNAMDVVLQPSPALSWRSTGGILDFYVFLGPEPKSVVRQYLDIVGYPFMPPYWGLGFHLCRWGYSSTAITRQVVDNMTRALFPLDVQWNDLDYMDSRRDFTINKDSFGDFPAMVRELHQGGRRYVMLVDPAISSSGPAGSYRPYDEGLRRGVFITNETGQPLIGKVWPGSTAFPDFTNPEALDWWQDMVAEFHAQVPFDGMWIDMNEPSNFVRGSEVGCPNNELENPPYVPGVVGGTLQAATICVSSHQFLSSHYNLHNLYGLTEANASHRALVKVRGTRPFVISRSTFAGHGQYAGHWTGDVWSSWEQLSYSVPGILQFNLLGVPLVGADICGFLGNTSEELCVRWTQLGAFYPFMRNHNDLHSLDLWASTQVLPLPPLPRQPQEPYRFSDTAQQAMRKAFALRYALLPHLYTLFHRAHVSGETVARPLFLEFPEDPRTWTVDRQLLWGEAVLITPVLEAGKTEVTGYFPSGTWYNLQTVPVEALGSLPPPPAVTLMPAIHSRGQWVTLPAPLDSINVHLRAGYIIPLQGPGLTTTESRKQPMVLVVALTASGEARGQLFWDDGESLGVLERGAYTQVTFLARNNTIVNELVRVTREGAGLQLKKVTVLGVATAPQQVFSNGVPVSNFTYSPDTKILDIPVSLPVGEQFLISWS, encoded by the exons ATGTGTCTAGGAGGGCCAGGTGCAGCTGGGACTGCTCGCTGCATGACAGAAA GCTTCCAGGAGCTGTCCACAGGCACCATGGATGTGAGGTGGCCATCCTGCCCCCGCCCCCTGCTGGGCATCTGCACATTCATCTCCTTGGCCATAGCTGCCTTCCTGGGGCACATCTTGCTCCATGATTTCCCAGTGGTCCCCCAAGATCTGGCTGGCTTCACCCAAGTACTGAAGGAGACTCACCATACTCGCCAGCAGGGAGCCAGTGGGCCAGGGCCCTGGCACGCCCAGGAGCACCCTGGCCATCCCGGAGGAGTGCCCAGACAGTGTGACGTCCCCCCCAACAGCCGCTTCGACTGTGCCCCAGACAAGGCCATTACACAGGAGCAGTGTGAGGCCCGTGGCTGCTGCTACGTCCCTGTGAGGCAGGTGCAGAAGGACTCCCAGATGGGCCAGCCCTGGTGCTTCTTCCCACCCAGCTACCCAAGTTACAAACTGGAGAACCTGAGCACCTCTGAGACAGGCTACATGGCTACCCTGACCCGCACCAGCACCACCTTCTTCCCAAAGGACATCCTGACTTTACGGCTGGATGTGCTGATGGAGACTGAGAGCCGCCTCCACTTCACG ATCAAAGATCCTGCTAACAGGCGCTACGAGGTGCCCTTGGAGACCCCACAAGTCCACAGCCGGGCGCCATCCACTCTCTACAGCGTGGAGTTCTCCGAGGAGCCCTTTGGGGTGGTTGTTCGCCGGAGGCTGGACGGCCGGGTGCT GCTGAACACGACCGTGGCCCCCCTGTTCTTCGCTGACCAGTTCCTGCAGCTGTCTACCTCTCTGCCATCCCATTACATCACAGGCCTTGCTGAGCACCTCAGCCCCCTGATGCTGAGTACCAACTGGACCAAGATCACTCTCTGGAATCGGGACATGGCACCCACG CCCAACGTGAACCTCTATGGGTCCCACCCTTTCTACGTGGTGCTGGAGGATGGTGGGTCAGCCCACGGGGTGTTCCTGCTGAACAGTAATGCCATGG ATGTTGTCCTGCAGCCAAGCCCGGCCCTCAGCTGGAGGTCAACCGGTGGGATCCTAGATTTCTACGTCTTCCTGGGCCCAGAACCCAAGAGCGTGGTGCGGCAGTACCTGGACATTGTGG GGTACCCGTTCATGCCTCCATACTGGGGCCTGGGCTTCCACCTGTGCCGCTGGGGCTACTCCTCCACTGCCATCACCCGCCAGGTGGTAGACAACATGACCAGGGCCCTCTTCCCCTTG GATGTCCAGTGGAATGACCTCGACTACATGGACTCCAGGAGGGACTTCACGATCAACAAGGATAGCTTCGGGGACTTTCCGGCCATGGTGCGGGAGCTCCACCAGGGCGGCCGGCGGTACGTGATGCTCGTG GACCCTGCCATCAGCAGTTCGGGCCCTGCCGGGAGCTACAGGCCCTACGACGAGGGTCTGCGGCGGGGGGTTTTCATCACCAATGAGACTGGGCAGCCGCTGATTGGGAAG GTGTGGCCTGGGTCCACTGCCTTCCCTGACTTCACCAACCCCGAGGCCCTTGACTGGTGGCAGGACATGGTGGCTGAGTTCCATGCCCAGGTGCCCTTTGATGGCATGTGGATT GACATGAATGAGCCTTCCAACTTCGTCAGGGGCTCTGAGGTCGGCTGCCCCAACAACGAACTGGAAAACCCGCCCTATGTTCCCG GGGTGGTGGGTGGCACCCTGCAGGCGGCCACCATCTGTGTTTCCAGCCACCAGTTCCTCTCCTCACACTACAACCTACACAACCTCTATGGCCTGACTGAAGCCAATGCCTCCCACAG GGCCCTGGTGAAGGTTCGGGGGACGCGCCCCTTTGTGATCTCCCGCTCAACCTTTGCTGGCCATGGCCAGTATGCTGGCCACTGGACAGGGGATGtgtggagcagctgggagcaGCTTTCCTATTCCGTGCCAG GCATCCTGCAGTTTAACCTGCTGGGGGTGCCCCTGGTTGGGGCAGACATCTGCGGCTTCCTGGGAAACACCTCGGAGGAGCTGTGTGTGCGCTGGACCCAGCTGGGGGCCTTCTACCCATTCATGCGGAACCACAACGACCTGCACAGCCTG GACCTTTGGGCCAGCACCCAGGTGCTTCCTCTGCCCCCTCTGCCCCGCCAGCCACAGGAGCCATACCGGTTCAGTGACACAGCCCAGCAGGCCATGAGGAAAGCTTTTGCCCTGCGCTACGCGCTGCTCCCGCACCTCTACACGCTCTTCCACAGGGCCCACGTCAGCGGGGAGACCGTGGCCCGGCCCCTCTTCCTTGA GTTCCCTGAGGACCCACGCACCTGGACCGTGGACCGCCAGCTCTTGTGGGGGGAGGCTGTCCTCATCACGCCGGTGCTCGAGGCCGGGAAGACTGAAGTGACCGGCTACTTCCCCTCGGGCACGTGGTACAACCTGCAGACG GTGCCAGTAGAGGCCCTTGGCAgcctcccacctccacctgctGTGACCCTCATGCCTGCCATCCACAGCAGAGGGCAGTGGGTGACACTGCCGGCCCCACTGGACAGCATCAATGTCCACCTCCGGGCCGGGTACATCATTCCCCTGCAG ggTCCCGGCCTCACAACCACGGAGTCCCGAAAGCAGCCCATGGTGCTGGTTGTGGCCCTGACCGCTAGCGGGGAGGCACGAGGGCAGTTGTTCTGGGACGATGGGGAGAGCCTGGGAGTGCTGGAGCGCGGGGCCTACACGCAGGTCACCTTCCTGGCCAGGAAC AACACCATTGTCAATGAGCTGGTGCGTGTGACCAGGGAGGGGGCCGGCCTGCAGTTGAAGAAGGTGACTGTCCTGGGGGTGGCCACGGCCCCCCAGCAGGTCTTCTCCAATGGTGTCCCTGTCTCCAACTTCACCTACAGCCCCGACACCAAG atcCTGGACATCCCCGTCTCGCTGCCGGTGGGAGAGCAGTTTCTCATCAGTTGGTCTTGA